A DNA window from Solanum lycopersicum chromosome 3, SLM_r2.1 contains the following coding sequences:
- the LOC101249335 gene encoding GATA transcription factor 5-like — MNSLEKALKTSYFRPETVMKMTHNQPSIDDFFVDNLLDLSNGFAEDEIEQLNEHPNGFNTQNLCSVSPQKKMEDENGDFGCELSYPENGLDNLEWLSQFVEEDSHSGYSLIGKLPVKKNKSVTENPVQVNSCFTVPVQTKPRTKRRRIGGRVWSFTGSSTSSASSSTITTTAESIVRFPASVSNRRKMKTEKPVQPRRCSHCGVHKTPQWRTGPMGAKTLCNACGVRFKSGRLLPEYRPACSPTFSSERHSNNHRKVLEMRQKKEERTGGDRFAPPVHSF, encoded by the exons ATGAACAGCTTAGAAAAGGCATTGAAAACAAGCTATTTCAGGCCTGAAACCGTAATGAAAATGACCCACAACCAGCCCTCTATCGATGATTTTTTCGTTGATAACCTTCTTGACCTCTCCAATGGCTTTGCTGAAGACGAAATTGAGCAATTAAACGAACACCCAAATGGATTTAACACCCAAAACCTTTGCTCTGTTTCACCGCAGAAGAAAATGGAAGATGAAAATGGAGATTTTGGTTGTGAACTCAGTTATCcg GAAAATGGGTTGGATAATCTCGAATGGCTATcgcaatttgttgaagaagattcacATTCTGGGTATTCGTTGATCGGAAAACTACCGGTGAAGAAGAACAAGTCAGTGACGGAAAACCCGGTTCAGGTGAATTCATGTTTTACAGTTCCGGTTCAAACAAAGCCCAGAACTAAACGTCGGAGAATCGGCGGTCGAGTTTGGTCTTTCACCGGTTCATCTACTTCCTCTGCTTCTTCCTCCACTATAACAACGACAGCTGAGTCAATTGTACGATTTCCGGCGTCGGTGAGTAACCGGAGGAAGATGAAGACGGAGAAACCGGTTCAACCGCGGCGGTGCAGCCACTGTGGTGTTCATAAAACACCTCAGTGGCGGACCGGTCCAATGGGTGCAAAAACGCTTTGTAATGCATGTGGGGTCCGGTTTAAATCCGGTCGGCTGTTACCAGAGTATCGGCCGGCTTGTAGTCCGACGTTTTCGAGTGAACGACATTCGAATAACCACCGGAAAGTTTTGGAAATGCGGCAGAAGAAGGAGGAACGAACCGGCGGTGACCGGTTTGCTCCGCCGGTTCATAGTTTTTGA